One region of Ptiloglossa arizonensis isolate GNS036 chromosome 8, iyPtiAriz1_principal, whole genome shotgun sequence genomic DNA includes:
- the LOC143149797 gene encoding LOW QUALITY PROTEIN: uncharacterized protein LOC143149797 (The sequence of the model RefSeq protein was modified relative to this genomic sequence to represent the inferred CDS: inserted 3 bases in 2 codons; substituted 1 base at 1 genomic stop codon), whose product MALQXRRKEGRKXGTRPFHAVLEFEFSQSKGDKTKSRGRKPHREKEREIHAEKPGKGGQLEPRCYDDWXSLQKQTPHLLCSSLPQLPAVITLLCMYEHALVRLVCKRTRRSVYVAAAAACKSGTLGFGDGNGCAPPGLRKPAPGLGIGVDSTRNERPEKRGTGREGHNREPTFEIPAPFERIIKLCKIKLIQFTRKLIIYYFVLCDKLSTYELKYLLRECSQLELLGRKLWMLTHPSNWGLRHKLRINLKVLQFISSVLKK is encoded by the exons ATGGCGCTGCAGTGAAGacgaaaggaaggaaggaa tggCACGCGACCGTTCCATGCTGTTCTCGAGTTCGAGTTTTCCCAATCGAAGGGTGATAAAACGAAAAGTCGGGGGAGGAAGCCGCACAGAGAAAAGGAACGCGAAATTCACGCGGAGAAGCCGGGAAAAGGCGGGCAGCTTGAACCACGCTGCTACGACGACT CTTCGTTGCAGAAGCAAACTCCCCATCTGCTGTGTTCGTCGCTGCCCCAACTCCCTGCTGTCATTACGCTGTTGTGTATGTACGAGCACGCCCTTGTTC GCCTCGTGTGCAAGCGTACAAGGAGGAGCGTGTATGTCGCAGCTGCAGCTGCTTGCAAGAGCGGAACACTGGGCTTTGGGGATGGCAACGGTTGCGCACCACCTGGCCTCAGGAAGCCAGCACCGGGCCTCGGCATTGGCGTAGACTccactcgaaacgaacgaccggAAAAAAGGGGAACGGGGAGGGAGGGGCACAATAGAGAACCGACTTTCGAAATTCCGGCGCCCTTCGAGCG aataataaaattgtgtaaaataaaattaatacaatttacgAGGAAGCTAAT AATTTATTACTTCGTATTATGCGACAAACTCTCAACTTATGAGTTGAAATACTTGTTACGCGAATG TAGTCAGCTAGAGCTTCTTGGAAGGAAGCTGTGGATGCTGACTCACCCTTCCAATTGGGGTTTAAGACATAAACTTCGGATCAACTTGAAAGTCCTTCAGTTTATAAGTTCCGTACTGAAGAAATAA